Proteins encoded together in one Ciona intestinalis chromosome 1, KH, whole genome shotgun sequence window:
- the LOC100183737 gene encoding b(0,+)-type amino acid transporter 1-like isoform X4, giving the protein MSTETNAEDKFTTRRSIGMFSGVFVASGVVIGSGIFISPHGVFAAANYSVGVTLIIWVFGGLIAMLSTLCYCELATSIPESGSDYTYLTYAYHPALAFLIPWMNTLLPTADSILMLTFARYATEPFFVDSQPPEESVKLVAICLLLFITAINVLTNKLAVRLQVMWSYEGWNALCSVTEEVKNPGKTIPRATVVTIGLVTIVYLMINCAYFSVLSVDEMASSKIVALPFALKAMGGASWIVPLTVCLCTAGSYSAGILTFGRGSYVAARRGHFPQIFGMLHIHKRIPSTALALNCIAAIVLISIGQFSTLIDTFGFVNWTFKALSTLAVLIIRKRLPELNRPYKVPTIIPVFLIFLSLFFVVVPLINNPHFLYFYAIAFFAVGLLYYLLFVHKGYKIPGSERTTRFLQKLLQVAPCEWEKTN; this is encoded by the exons ATGTCTACCGAAACAAATGCAGAAGATAAGTTTACGACGAGGAGAAGTATTGGTATGTTTAGTGGAGTGTTTGTGGCATCTGGTGTGGTGATAGGATCAGGAATATTCATTTCTCCCCACGGAGTctttg CCGCTGCGAACTACAGCGTGGGCGtcacgttgattatttgggTGTTTGGTGGACTGATTGCTATGCTTTCAACACTGTGCTACTGTGAACTTGCAACTTCGATACCAGAGTCGGGCAGCGATTACACTTACCTGACATACGCGTATCATCCAGCATTGGCATTTCTTATACCGTGGATGAACACTTTGTTACCTACAGCCGACTCTATTTTAATGCTGACATTTGCCCGCTACGCAACAGAACCGTTCTTCGTTGATTCACAACCACCAGAAGAAAGCGTAAAACTTGTCgctatttgtttgttgttgtttatcaCAGCTATCAACGTACTTACCAACAAATTGGCAGTTCGTTTACAG GTCATGTGGTCATACGAGGGATGGAACGCTCTATGCAGTGTGACAGAGGAGGTAAAAAATCCAGGAAAAACAATTCCAAGAGCAACTGTGGTCACTATTGGTCTTGTAACGATCGTCTACCTGATGATTAACTGCGCATACTTCTCAG TGTTGTCAGTTGATGAAATGGCATCTTCTAAGATCGTTGCATTACCATTCGCATTGAAAGCGATGGGGGGAGCATCGTGGATAGTTCCTCTTACAGTTTGCCTGTGCACTGCTGGGTCTTACAGTGCGGGAATTCTCACATTTGGTAGAGGATCGTACGTGGCAGCTCGACGCGGACATTTTCCGCAG ATTTTCGGGATGCTTCACATACACAAGCGCATTCCAAGTACAGCACTTGCTCTCAATTGCATAGCAGCCATTGTGCTAATTAGTATCGGTCAATTCTCCACTTTAATCGACACCTTTGGATTTGTAAACTGGACTTTCAAAGCCCTTTCTACCTTAGCTGTTTTAATCATCAGGAAAAGACTGCCCGAACTTAACAGACCATAcaag GTACCGACCATTATTCCcgtgtttttgatttttctgtcGCTCTTCTTCGTTGTTGTACCTCTCATAAACAACCCACATTTCCTGTATTTTTACGCGATTGCATTTTTTGCTGTGGGTCTTCTTTACTATTTACTCTTTGTCCATAAAGGATATAAAATTCCTGGTTCGGAACGAACAACACGATTTCTACAGAAATTATTACAAGTTGCCCCGTGCGAGTGGGAAAAGACAAACTGA
- the LOC100183737 gene encoding b(0,+)-type amino acid transporter 1-like isoform X2: protein MSTETNAEDKFTTRRSIGMFSGVFVASGVVIGSGIFISPHGVFAAANYSVGVTLIIWVFGGLIAMLSTLCYCELATSIPESGSDYTYLTYAYHPALAFLIPWMNTLLPTADSILMLTFARYATEPFFVDSQPPEESVKLVAICLLLFITAINVLTNKLAVRLQIAFTWSKYIAITVVVISAVAFCIGQPSVAQENFSNAFAHDSVSGITPLALSNAFYQVMWSYEGWNALCSVTEEVKNPGKTIPRATVVTIGLVTIVYLMINCAYFSVLSVDEMASSKIVALPFALKAMGGASWIVPLTVCLCTAGSYSAGILTFGRGSYVAARRGHFPQIFGMLHIHKRIPSTALALNCIAAIVLISIGQFSTLIDTFGFVNWTFKALSTLAVLIIRKRLPELNRPYKVPTIIPVFLIFLSLFFVVVPLINNPHFLYFYAIAFFAVGLLYYLLFVHKGYKIPGSERTTRFLQKLLQVAPCEWEKTN from the exons ATGTCTACCGAAACAAATGCAGAAGATAAGTTTACGACGAGGAGAAGTATTGGTATGTTTAGTGGAGTGTTTGTGGCATCTGGTGTGGTGATAGGATCAGGAATATTCATTTCTCCCCACGGAGTctttg CCGCTGCGAACTACAGCGTGGGCGtcacgttgattatttgggTGTTTGGTGGACTGATTGCTATGCTTTCAACACTGTGCTACTGTGAACTTGCAACTTCGATACCAGAGTCGGGCAGCGATTACACTTACCTGACATACGCGTATCATCCAGCATTGGCATTTCTTATACCGTGGATGAACACTTTGTTACCTACAGCCGACTCTATTTTAATGCTGACATTTGCCCGCTACGCAACAGAACCGTTCTTCGTTGATTCACAACCACCAGAAGAAAGCGTAAAACTTGTCgctatttgtttgttgttgtttatcaCAGCTATCAACGTACTTACCAACAAATTGGCAGTTCGTTTACAG ATTGCCTTTACTTGGTCAAAGTACATTGCAATCACTGTTGTCGTTATCAGCGCTGTTGCGTTTTGCATTGGTCAGCCTTCTGTCGCCCAAGAAAACTTTAGTAATGCATTTGCACATGACAGCGTTAGTGGGATTACACCATTGGCTTTATCAAACGCTTTTTACCAG GTCATGTGGTCATACGAGGGATGGAACGCTCTATGCAGTGTGACAGAGGAGGTAAAAAATCCAGGAAAAACAATTCCAAGAGCAACTGTGGTCACTATTGGTCTTGTAACGATCGTCTACCTGATGATTAACTGCGCATACTTCTCAG TGTTGTCAGTTGATGAAATGGCATCTTCTAAGATCGTTGCATTACCATTCGCATTGAAAGCGATGGGGGGAGCATCGTGGATAGTTCCTCTTACAGTTTGCCTGTGCACTGCTGGGTCTTACAGTGCGGGAATTCTCACATTTGGTAGAGGATCGTACGTGGCAGCTCGACGCGGACATTTTCCGCAG ATTTTCGGGATGCTTCACATACACAAGCGCATTCCAAGTACAGCACTTGCTCTCAATTGCATAGCAGCCATTGTGCTAATTAGTATCGGTCAATTCTCCACTTTAATCGACACCTTTGGATTTGTAAACTGGACTTTCAAAGCCCTTTCTACCTTAGCTGTTTTAATCATCAGGAAAAGACTGCCCGAACTTAACAGACCATAcaag GTACCGACCATTATTCCcgtgtttttgatttttctgtcGCTCTTCTTCGTTGTTGTACCTCTCATAAACAACCCACATTTCCTGTATTTTTACGCGATTGCATTTTTTGCTGTGGGTCTTCTTTACTATTTACTCTTTGTCCATAAAGGATATAAAATTCCTGGTTCGGAACGAACAACACGATTTCTACAGAAATTATTACAAGTTGCCCCGTGCGAGTGGGAAAAGACAAACTGA
- the LOC100183737 gene encoding b(0,+)-type amino acid transporter 1-like isoform X3, whose translation MSTETNAEDKFTTRRSIGMFSGVFVASGVVIGSGIFISPHGVFGKFKTLACVGIKMLVMSCFLAAANYSVGVTLIIWVFGGLIAMLSTLCYCELATSIPESGSDYTYLTYAYHPALAFLIPWMNTLLPTADSILMLTFARYATEPFFVDSQPPEESVKLVAICLLLFITAINVLTNKLAVRLQVMWSYEGWNALCSVTEEVKNPGKTIPRATVVTIGLVTIVYLMINCAYFSVLSVDEMASSKIVALPFALKAMGGASWIVPLTVCLCTAGSYSAGILTFGRGSYVAARRGHFPQIFGMLHIHKRIPSTALALNCIAAIVLISIGQFSTLIDTFGFVNWTFKALSTLAVLIIRKRLPELNRPYKVPTIIPVFLIFLSLFFVVVPLINNPHFLYFYAIAFFAVGLLYYLLFVHKGYKIPGSERTTRFLQKLLQVAPCEWEKTN comes from the exons ATGTCTACCGAAACAAATGCAGAAGATAAGTTTACGACGAGGAGAAGTATTGGTATGTTTAGTGGAGTGTTTGTGGCATCTGGTGTGGTGATAGGATCAGGAATATTCATTTCTCCCCACGGAGTctttggtaaatttaaaacgttGGCTTGTGTCggtataaaaatgttagttATGTCTTGTTTTTTAGCCGCTGCGAACTACAGCGTGGGCGtcacgttgattatttgggTGTTTGGTGGACTGATTGCTATGCTTTCAACACTGTGCTACTGTGAACTTGCAACTTCGATACCAGAGTCGGGCAGCGATTACACTTACCTGACATACGCGTATCATCCAGCATTGGCATTTCTTATACCGTGGATGAACACTTTGTTACCTACAGCCGACTCTATTTTAATGCTGACATTTGCCCGCTACGCAACAGAACCGTTCTTCGTTGATTCACAACCACCAGAAGAAAGCGTAAAACTTGTCgctatttgtttgttgttgtttatcaCAGCTATCAACGTACTTACCAACAAATTGGCAGTTCGTTTACAG GTCATGTGGTCATACGAGGGATGGAACGCTCTATGCAGTGTGACAGAGGAGGTAAAAAATCCAGGAAAAACAATTCCAAGAGCAACTGTGGTCACTATTGGTCTTGTAACGATCGTCTACCTGATGATTAACTGCGCATACTTCTCAG TGTTGTCAGTTGATGAAATGGCATCTTCTAAGATCGTTGCATTACCATTCGCATTGAAAGCGATGGGGGGAGCATCGTGGATAGTTCCTCTTACAGTTTGCCTGTGCACTGCTGGGTCTTACAGTGCGGGAATTCTCACATTTGGTAGAGGATCGTACGTGGCAGCTCGACGCGGACATTTTCCGCAG ATTTTCGGGATGCTTCACATACACAAGCGCATTCCAAGTACAGCACTTGCTCTCAATTGCATAGCAGCCATTGTGCTAATTAGTATCGGTCAATTCTCCACTTTAATCGACACCTTTGGATTTGTAAACTGGACTTTCAAAGCCCTTTCTACCTTAGCTGTTTTAATCATCAGGAAAAGACTGCCCGAACTTAACAGACCATAcaag GTACCGACCATTATTCCcgtgtttttgatttttctgtcGCTCTTCTTCGTTGTTGTACCTCTCATAAACAACCCACATTTCCTGTATTTTTACGCGATTGCATTTTTTGCTGTGGGTCTTCTTTACTATTTACTCTTTGTCCATAAAGGATATAAAATTCCTGGTTCGGAACGAACAACACGATTTCTACAGAAATTATTACAAGTTGCCCCGTGCGAGTGGGAAAAGACAAACTGA
- the LOC100183737 gene encoding b(0,+)-type amino acid transporter 1-like isoform X1, with the protein MSTETNAEDKFTTRRSIGMFSGVFVASGVVIGSGIFISPHGVFGKFKTLACVGIKMLVMSCFLAAANYSVGVTLIIWVFGGLIAMLSTLCYCELATSIPESGSDYTYLTYAYHPALAFLIPWMNTLLPTADSILMLTFARYATEPFFVDSQPPEESVKLVAICLLLFITAINVLTNKLAVRLQIAFTWSKYIAITVVVISAVAFCIGQPSVAQENFSNAFAHDSVSGITPLALSNAFYQVMWSYEGWNALCSVTEEVKNPGKTIPRATVVTIGLVTIVYLMINCAYFSVLSVDEMASSKIVALPFALKAMGGASWIVPLTVCLCTAGSYSAGILTFGRGSYVAARRGHFPQIFGMLHIHKRIPSTALALNCIAAIVLISIGQFSTLIDTFGFVNWTFKALSTLAVLIIRKRLPELNRPYKVPTIIPVFLIFLSLFFVVVPLINNPHFLYFYAIAFFAVGLLYYLLFVHKGYKIPGSERTTRFLQKLLQVAPCEWEKTN; encoded by the exons ATGTCTACCGAAACAAATGCAGAAGATAAGTTTACGACGAGGAGAAGTATTGGTATGTTTAGTGGAGTGTTTGTGGCATCTGGTGTGGTGATAGGATCAGGAATATTCATTTCTCCCCACGGAGTctttggtaaatttaaaacgttGGCTTGTGTCggtataaaaatgttagttATGTCTTGTTTTTTAGCCGCTGCGAACTACAGCGTGGGCGtcacgttgattatttgggTGTTTGGTGGACTGATTGCTATGCTTTCAACACTGTGCTACTGTGAACTTGCAACTTCGATACCAGAGTCGGGCAGCGATTACACTTACCTGACATACGCGTATCATCCAGCATTGGCATTTCTTATACCGTGGATGAACACTTTGTTACCTACAGCCGACTCTATTTTAATGCTGACATTTGCCCGCTACGCAACAGAACCGTTCTTCGTTGATTCACAACCACCAGAAGAAAGCGTAAAACTTGTCgctatttgtttgttgttgtttatcaCAGCTATCAACGTACTTACCAACAAATTGGCAGTTCGTTTACAG ATTGCCTTTACTTGGTCAAAGTACATTGCAATCACTGTTGTCGTTATCAGCGCTGTTGCGTTTTGCATTGGTCAGCCTTCTGTCGCCCAAGAAAACTTTAGTAATGCATTTGCACATGACAGCGTTAGTGGGATTACACCATTGGCTTTATCAAACGCTTTTTACCAG GTCATGTGGTCATACGAGGGATGGAACGCTCTATGCAGTGTGACAGAGGAGGTAAAAAATCCAGGAAAAACAATTCCAAGAGCAACTGTGGTCACTATTGGTCTTGTAACGATCGTCTACCTGATGATTAACTGCGCATACTTCTCAG TGTTGTCAGTTGATGAAATGGCATCTTCTAAGATCGTTGCATTACCATTCGCATTGAAAGCGATGGGGGGAGCATCGTGGATAGTTCCTCTTACAGTTTGCCTGTGCACTGCTGGGTCTTACAGTGCGGGAATTCTCACATTTGGTAGAGGATCGTACGTGGCAGCTCGACGCGGACATTTTCCGCAG ATTTTCGGGATGCTTCACATACACAAGCGCATTCCAAGTACAGCACTTGCTCTCAATTGCATAGCAGCCATTGTGCTAATTAGTATCGGTCAATTCTCCACTTTAATCGACACCTTTGGATTTGTAAACTGGACTTTCAAAGCCCTTTCTACCTTAGCTGTTTTAATCATCAGGAAAAGACTGCCCGAACTTAACAGACCATAcaag GTACCGACCATTATTCCcgtgtttttgatttttctgtcGCTCTTCTTCGTTGTTGTACCTCTCATAAACAACCCACATTTCCTGTATTTTTACGCGATTGCATTTTTTGCTGTGGGTCTTCTTTACTATTTACTCTTTGTCCATAAAGGATATAAAATTCCTGGTTCGGAACGAACAACACGATTTCTACAGAAATTATTACAAGTTGCCCCGTGCGAGTGGGAAAAGACAAACTGA
- the LOC113474289 gene encoding b(0,+)-type amino acid transporter 1-like codes for MTSKSDTFTTERSIELFSAIYVSVGVIVGSGIFVSPNGVFAAANYSVGVTLIIWVFGGLIAMLSTLCYCELATSIPESGSDYTYLTYAYHPALAFLIPWMNTLLPTADSILMLTFARYAVEPFFECTTPPVQSVKLIAICLLLFITAINVLSVKSAVRMQIAFAWCKLAAISFIVVSAVIFCMKDSSVASENFRNAFEGKSLKGISFLTLSKAFYTVTWSYQGWNSLCHVTEEIKEPGKTIPKASLLTIAAVVVIYLAINTAYFSVLSVDEMASSKIVALPFALKAMGGASWIVPLTVCLCTAGSYNGGVLTYGRLSYVAARRGHLPQVFRMLHVHKRIPIPALILNNIGSIVLICIGDFEILIQIFGFVNWIFTGLSSLSVLILRKRLPKLTRPYKVPTVVPIIMSAVSFFFVILPLLNNPHFLYLYALMYFALGLTFYYIFVHCGCVLPGVVRTTIFIQTLLKVAPVQWKPEGVQKMKKL; via the exons ATGACGAGCAAAAGCGACACATTCACCACCGAACGATCCATTGAACTATTCAGTGCAATTTATGTTTCAGTTGGAGTTATAGTTGGATCTGGAATATTCGTTTCACCAAATGGCGTTTTCG CCGCTGCGAACTACAGTGTTGGTGtcacgttgattatttgggTATTTGGTGGACTGATTGCTATGCTTTCAACACTGTGCTACTGTGAACTCGCAACTTCGATACCAGAGTCGGGTAGCGATTACACTTACCTTACATACGCGTATCATCCAGCATTGGCATTTCTTATACCGTGGATGAACACTTTGTTACCTACAGCTGACTCTATTTTAATGCTGACATTTGCCCGCTACGCTGTTGAGCCGTTTTTCGAGTGTACGACACCGCCCGTTCAAAGCGTGAAACTTATTGCCATTTGCTTACTTTTGTTTATCACAGCTATCAATGTACTCAGCGTGAAAAGCGCCGTTCGTATGCAG ATAGCGTTCGCATGGTGTAAGCTGGCTGCAATATCTTTCATCGTTGTCAGTGCGGTTATTTTCTGCATGAAAGACAGTTCTGTTGCTTCAGAAAATTTCCGTAACGCTTTCGAAGGAAAATCATTAAAAGGAATTTCGTTTTTGACTTTGTCCAAAGCTTTTTATACG GTCACGTGGTCTTATCAAGGATGGAATTCTTTGTGTCACGTGACGGAGGAAATTAAAGAACCTGGAAAAACAATTCCAAAAGCTTCACTTCTTACAATAGCTGCCGTGGTGGTTATCTATCTTGCCATTAATACTGCATACTTCTCTG TGTTGTCAGTTGATGAAATGGCATCTTCTAAGATCGTTGCATTACCATTCGCATTGAAAGCGATGGGGGGAGCATCATGGATAGTTCCTCTTACAGTTTGCCTGTGCACTGCTGGGTCTTACAATGGTGGCGTTTTAACATACGGTAGATTGTCTTACGTGGCAGCCAGACGTGGACATTTACCGCAG GTTTTTAGAATGCTCCATGTTCACAAACGCATCCCAATACCTGCACTTATTCTCAACAACATCGGCTCAATTGTTTTGATATGCATTGgagattttgaaattttaatacaaatttttgGATTCGTAAATTGGATCTTTACCGGACTCAGTTCTCTCTCTGTGTTAATCTTAAGAAAACGGCTTCCTAAACTAACCCGCCCCTACAAG GTTCCAACCGTTGTCCCAATCATTATGTCAGCggtttcttttttctttgtcATTCTCCCGTTATTGAACAACCCACACTTCTTATATCTTTACGCACTTATGTATTTCGCATTAGGTCTtacgttttattatatatttgtgcaTTGCGGCTGCGTTTTACCTGGTGTAGTCCGAACcacaatttttattcaaacgtTGCTAAAAGTGGCACCGGTTCAGTGGAAACCCGAAGGCGTTCAAAAGATGAAGAAGTTATAG
- the LOC100180589 gene encoding uncharacterized protein LOC100180589, producing MKPKCKATYFFFCFHPRFDTGTWSIAASFACAVIFAAMFVLSLSYSAPKCLCPQIWEHVDILPTVYKVLYVFVLLYFGALLIASLLAIYGTFNAQFRKLPPFLVLMIFTELATIGGSIYVFVQLANIDQYLLFDNDTYWNMAKMVLKEDLVTNLEQMMTTVSILLKNFLNLDMGESLNLDMLMDAALKDGVLVVLGGMKRMMKFSAILMLIGINFFFITSILVVASHYRRLKEGILRTYSGVPGLVIHKAVLSNSARSTASDSLSDDCSGTPLKQMKRMRSSDYSSSPRSTKRLYNHSNMDVEKKFPKGDFL from the exons ATGAAGCCAAAGTGTAAAGCcacatatttctttttttgtttccatCCGAGATTTGACACTGGTACATGGAGCATAGCGGCGTCATTTGCTTGTGCG GTGATATTCGCCGCCATGTTTGTTCTTTCTTTGTCCTACAGCGCCCCAAAATGCCTGTGTCCACAAATTTGGGAACATGTTGACATACTACCGACAG TTTATAAAGTGCTGTACGTCTTCGTTCTGCTTTATTTTGGCGCACTGCTCATCGCGTCACTTCTAGCCATATACGGAACATTTAAC GCACAATTCAGGAAATTACCACCATTTCTTGTCCTAATGATTTTCACCGAGCTTGCGACGATCGGCGGATCCATTTATGTATTCGTGCAGCTTGCAAATATCGACCAGTACCTCTTGTTCGACAACGACACCTACTGGAACATGGCAAAAATG GTTCTCAAAGAAGACTTGGTAACCAATTTAGAGCAGATGATGACAACAGTTTCAATCTTGCTGAAAAACTTCCTTAACCTTGACATGGGCGAAAGTCTCAACTTGGACATGCTGATGGACGCT GCGTTAAAAGACGGTGTTTTGGTGGTGCTCGGTGGAATGAAACGAATGATGAAGTTCTCTGCCATTCTCATGCTTATTGGCATCAACTTTTTCTTT ATCACGTCCATTTTAGTCGTTGCGTCACACTACCGAAGATTAAAAGAAGGAATTCTCAGAACTTACTCTGGCGTACCCGGCCTG GTAATACACAAAGCCGTTTTATCAAACTCGGCAAGAAGCACTGCATCAGACTCTTTAAGCGACGACTGCTCCGGCACtccattaaaacaaatgaaacgaATGAGGTCGAGCGACTACAGCAGCTCGCCCCGAAGCACAAAACGTCTTTACAATCATTCCAATATGGACGTTGAAAAGAAGTTTCCCAAAGGCGATTTTCTCTAA